GTGGGAATGGGTTTAAATGCGTATTTTACTTTTAGCGTGTGTAAAACCTATGAAATTCCTTGGCAAAGTGCATTAGGTGCTGTATTTTTATCCGGACTTATTTTTACTTTACTTTCTTTTACTAATTTTAGAATTTGGGTAATTAAAAGCATACCAAATGATTTAAGAAAAGCTATTTCAGCGGGTATTGGCGTGTTTATAGCCTTTATTGCGTTATCTCAAATGGGAATTATTGTAAAAAATGAATCTACTTTAGTAAGTTTGGGAGATTTTTCTAGTTCTAAAGTTCTTTTTGCTTTATTTGGCTTATTTTTGGTGTTTATTTTTTGGGCTTGGAGAATTAAAGCAGCATTTATTTTAGCGGTTTTATTGAGTGCTTTGTGTGCTTGGATTTTTGGTATTGATAATGCTAAATTTCCAGAGCAGCTTTTGTCTTTACCAGTGATTAGTGGAGAAAATGGTTTAAGTGCTATATTTGGCAAGCTTGATATTAAGGGTGCATTAGAACTTAGTATGATACCTATAGTATTGACTTTTTTTGTTACCCAGCTTTTTGATAGTATAGGCACTATTACGGGGGTAGGATCAAGAGGAAAAATTTTTGATGATCCAAAACTAGGTGAAAAAAAATTAGGCAAAACCCTAGGAGCAGATGCGGCAAGTTCAGCTGTAGGAGCTATAGTTGGCACATCAACCGTTACAGCATTTGTAGAAAGCTCAGCAGGAGTTGAAGCAGGTGGTAAGACAGGACTTACTGCCTTAGTAACTGCTGTATGTTTTATTTTTACTTTATTTTTACTTCCGGTATTTAAAGCCATTCCTGCAAATTCTATTTATCCGGTTTTGGTTTTAGTTGGAGTTTTAATGTTTATGGAGGTTGCAAGTATTAATTTTAAAGATAAAGCTATTGCAGTAAGTGCGTTTTTTATCATTATAATGATGCCACTTACTTATTCTATCACTACAGGTTTTGCTTTTGGTTTTATTGCTTATTTATTTATGCGTATAGTGCGGAAAGAATTTGAAAAAATCAATTTCGGTATAGTTATTTTAAGTGCAATTTCATTGCTTGTTTTTTTATTACAATTTATAGGAAATTAAGATGTATTATTATTCTTACGAAGAATTTCAACAAGAAATTATCCCTTTTACTCAAAAAATTAAAAATGAATTTAATCCTGATGTTTTGCTTGCCATTGCAAGAGGGGGGATGACTTTAGGACATTTTTTAGCAGAAGGTATGGATAATAGAAATTTATTTTCATTAAATTCCATTCATTATGAAGATACTAAAAAGCTAGATACAATTAAAATTTTTAATATTCCTGATCTTAGTGCGTATAAAAAAATTCTTTTAGTAGATGATATTATAGATAGTGGTGAAACTATGATAGAAATTAAAAGAGTTTTAATGGAAAAATATCCTCATTTAGAACTCAAAGTAGCTAGTGTTTTTTATAAAACTTCTGCTTTGTTAATCCCTGAATTTTATATTAAAGAAGCAAAAGAATGGATAGAATTTTTTTGGAGTATTAAAATTTAGTTCAGTATAAAATAAAATTATTATAATAATATTTTAAATGAATTTTGTTAAAGAAAGGATATTTAATGAGTTTAACAAGAAGGAAATTTTTAAAAGGACTTGCTGCTTCTTCGGCAATTGCTTCTATTAATCCTTTATTAGCTGCAAGTGAGGGAACGAAATTTTATAATACTAAAAAAATTCCCCATGCTACACATTTTGGTGCTTTTTGGGCTGAAGTAAATTCAGAAGGAAAGCTTATAAAAGTTACACCACAACAATCTGACAAACATCCTTCAGTGATTACAGATGCAATCATCGATAGAACTTATTCAGATACTAGGGTAAAGTATCCTTGTGTTAGAAAAAGCTTTTTAGAAGGAAAAAAAAGACCTAAATTAAGAGGCAAAGAGCCTTTTGTAAGAGTAAGCTGGGAAAAAGCTTTAGAGCTTGTATTGCAAAAATTAAAAGAAACCCCTATTGAAAATTTATTTAATGCTAGTTATGGTGCTTGGGGGCATGTAGGTTTATTGCATAATTGTAACTCTGTAGCAGGAAGATTTTTCAATACTGCTTTAGGTGGCCATATCGGCACTGATGGCGAGTATAGTAATGGAGCTGCCGGTAAGGTAAATGCTAGTATAGTAGGGGATTTAGAAGTTTAT
The genomic region above belongs to Campylobacter peloridis LMG 23910 and contains:
- a CDS encoding NCS2 family permease, whose protein sequence is MDFFKLKENKTDVKTEIYAGIATFLAMIYIIPINANIMSASGMPLEALIVATALVTIIATAFNAFFSNTPVAMSVGMGLNAYFTFSVCKTYEIPWQSALGAVFLSGLIFTLLSFTNFRIWVIKSIPNDLRKAISAGIGVFIAFIALSQMGIIVKNESTLVSLGDFSSSKVLFALFGLFLVFIFWAWRIKAAFILAVLLSALCAWIFGIDNAKFPEQLLSLPVISGENGLSAIFGKLDIKGALELSMIPIVLTFFVTQLFDSIGTITGVGSRGKIFDDPKLGEKKLGKTLGADAASSAVGAIVGTSTVTAFVESSAGVEAGGKTGLTALVTAVCFIFTLFLLPVFKAIPANSIYPVLVLVGVLMFMEVASINFKDKAIAVSAFFIIIMMPLTYSITTGFAFGFIAYLFMRIVRKEFEKINFGIVILSAISLLVFLLQFIGN
- a CDS encoding phosphoribosyltransferase — encoded protein: MYYYSYEEFQQEIIPFTQKIKNEFNPDVLLAIARGGMTLGHFLAEGMDNRNLFSLNSIHYEDTKKLDTIKIFNIPDLSAYKKILLVDDIIDSGETMIEIKRVLMEKYPHLELKVASVFYKTSALLIPEFYIKEAKEWIEFFWSIKI